A section of the Streptomyces sp. SCL15-4 genome encodes:
- a CDS encoding ribonuclease J has product MSHPHPELKAAPPLPAGGLRVIALGGLGEIGRNMTVFEHAGKLLIVDCGVLFPEETQPGVDVILPDFTSIRDRLDDIVAVVLTHGHEDHIGGVPYLLRERSDIPVVGSKLTLAFLEAKLKEHGIRPRTVRVREGDRRGFGPFDCEFVAVNHSIPDSLAVAIRTPAGMVLHTGDFKMDQFPLDDRITDLRAFARLGEEGVDLFLTDSTNAEVPGFTTSERELNPAIEQVMRTAPRRVIVSSFASHVHRIQQVLDAAHQHGRKVAFVGRSMVRNMGIARDLGYLKVPSGLVVSTKELEKLPDHKITLVCTGSQGEPMAALSRMANRDHMIRIGKGDTVLLASSLIPGNENAIYRVINGLTRWGAHVVHKGNAKVHVSGHASAGELVYCYNIVKPRNVMPVHGEWRHLRANGDLAIRTGVDPDRVVIAEDGVVVDLVDGRASITGKVPAGNVYVDGMEVGGATEASLKDRLTLAAEGVVTVVAIVDADTGALAEAPDFLARGFVHDDTTFEPVIPVIEKTLATAAEEGVGDAHQLEQLLARAVANWAFRTYRRKPLIIPVIIDA; this is encoded by the coding sequence ATGAGTCATCCACACCCGGAACTGAAAGCCGCCCCTCCCCTGCCTGCAGGAGGGCTGCGGGTCATTGCCCTGGGCGGCCTGGGTGAGATCGGCCGCAACATGACCGTCTTCGAGCACGCGGGCAAACTGCTCATCGTCGACTGCGGCGTGCTGTTCCCCGAGGAGACCCAGCCCGGCGTGGACGTGATCCTGCCGGACTTCACCTCGATCCGGGACCGGCTGGACGACATCGTGGCCGTAGTCCTCACCCACGGCCACGAGGACCACATCGGCGGCGTGCCGTACCTGCTGCGCGAGCGGTCCGACATTCCGGTCGTCGGCTCCAAGCTGACGCTGGCCTTCCTGGAGGCCAAGCTCAAGGAACACGGGATCCGGCCGCGTACGGTGCGGGTGCGGGAGGGCGACCGGCGCGGCTTCGGTCCCTTCGACTGCGAGTTCGTCGCGGTCAACCACTCCATCCCGGACAGTCTGGCGGTCGCCATCCGGACGCCGGCCGGGATGGTGCTGCACACCGGCGACTTCAAGATGGACCAGTTCCCGCTCGACGACCGCATCACCGACCTGCGCGCCTTCGCCCGCCTCGGCGAGGAAGGCGTGGACCTGTTCCTCACCGACTCCACCAACGCCGAGGTGCCCGGCTTCACCACCTCCGAGCGTGAGCTGAACCCGGCGATCGAGCAGGTCATGCGCACCGCGCCCCGCCGGGTCATCGTCTCCAGCTTCGCCAGCCATGTGCACCGCATCCAGCAGGTCCTGGACGCCGCCCACCAGCACGGCCGCAAGGTCGCCTTCGTCGGCCGATCGATGGTCCGCAACATGGGCATCGCCCGTGACCTCGGCTATCTGAAGGTCCCGTCCGGTCTGGTCGTGAGCACCAAGGAGCTGGAGAAGCTCCCGGACCACAAGATCACCCTCGTGTGCACCGGCTCCCAGGGCGAACCGATGGCCGCGCTGTCACGGATGGCCAACCGCGACCACATGATCCGCATCGGCAAGGGCGACACCGTCCTGCTCGCCAGCTCCCTCATCCCCGGCAACGAGAACGCCATCTACCGGGTCATCAACGGGCTCACCCGGTGGGGCGCCCACGTGGTCCACAAGGGCAACGCCAAGGTGCACGTCTCCGGGCACGCGAGCGCCGGTGAACTCGTCTACTGCTACAACATCGTCAAACCCCGCAACGTGATGCCGGTCCACGGCGAATGGCGTCACCTGCGGGCCAACGGCGACCTCGCCATCCGTACCGGCGTCGACCCCGACCGGGTCGTCATCGCCGAGGACGGCGTCGTCGTCGACCTCGTCGACGGGCGCGCGTCCATCACCGGCAAGGTCCCCGCCGGCAACGTCTATGTGGACGGCATGGAAGTCGGCGGCGCCACCGAGGCCTCCCTCAAGGACCGCCTCACCCTCGCCGCCGAAGGCGTGGTCACGGTGGTGGCGATCGTCGACGCCGACACCGGCGCGCTCGCCGAGGCCCCCGACTTCCTGGCCCGCGGCTTCGTCCACGACGACACCACCTTCGAGCCGGTCATCCCTGTCATCGAGAAGACCCTGGCCACCGCGGCCGAGGAAGGCGTCGGGGACGCGCACCAACTCGAACAGCTGCTCGCCCGCGCCGTGGCGAACTGGGCGTTCCGCACGTACCGCCGCAAGCCCTTGATCATCCCCGTCATCATCGACGCGTGA